GGCCGTGGTGGCCGTGCGCGACCTCGCGGTCACCCAGGGCTGGGTCTCCGGCCGGTCGTGGACGCGGCACCTGGTCGCGGCCGTGGACGGCACGCAGGCCAGCACCGGGTTGGCCCTGCTCGGCATCGTGGTCGCCGTGGTCGGGCTGCTGGTGCTGCTCGGCGCGCTCTGGCCCGCCCGGCGTACGCACGTGCCGCTGGGCGACACCCCGGACGCGTGGCTGACGCCCGCCGCCGTGGCCGCCCTGGCCCGGTCGGTCGCCGACCGCTCGGCCGGCGTGCTCGAGGCCCGGACCGAGAAGACGTCGCGGCGCCGGGTGCGCGTCGTGGTGACCGCCGCGGAGGACACCCCGGCCGCCGCCGGCGCCGCCCAGCGCGACGTCGACGCCGCCCTGGCCCGGCTGCCGAGACCGGTGGTCACGGTCCGGGGCGCCCGGCAGGGGGTGGCGTCGTGAGCCGCCGCACCGTCGTGCTCGACCGCGTGGTCGTGGCCCTCGTCGGGCTGCTGCTCCTCGCCGCCGGCCTGCTCGCCGTGGACTGGCGCACCGGCACCGTGCTGGACCTGCGCGACCGGCTGGACGCCGGACCGGTGCTCGACGTGGTCGACGCGGGCTGGTGGCCGTGGGTCTGCGCCGTCGTCGGCGTGGTGCTCGCCCTGCTGGCGCTGGCCTGGCTGCTCGCCCACCTGCCGCACCGCGGCCCGGGCCGCACCCGGCTCGCCGGCAGCGACCAGGGCGGCACCCTCGAGGTCGAGCTGCGCTCGGTCGCGAGCGCGGTGGCCGACCGGCTCGCCGACCTCGGCCCCGTGACCGGAGCGCGCGGCACGACCGACCGGGTGCGCGGCACCACGGTGCTGGAGGTGCGCGGCCGGGTCGAGCCCGACGCCGACACCGACGCCCTGGACCGGGCCGTGCGCACCTGCGCGGCCGAGGTCGAGCAGGCCTTCGCCGGAGCGGTGCCGCTCCGCGTGCTGCTCGACGCGCCGCGACGCACGCGGCCCCGTGACGACCGGGTGCGGGTGCAGTAGCCCGCCCCCGGCAGCAGGACCCCCTCACCACCCGAGAAGAACCGACACCAAGAAGGAGTGATCAGCATGGGCATGGTCGACAAGGCGAAGAACGCCGCCGAGGACGCCCTCGGCAAGGCCAAGGAGAAGGTCGGCGAGCTGACCGGCGACGAGAAGCTCGAGGCCGAGGGCAACAAGGACCAGGCGAAGGCGTCCGCCAAGGACACCGTCGAGGACGTCAAGGACGTCTTCCGCAAGTGAGAGCCGACCCGGGGTGGACGCGTCGGGGGGCGCGTCCGCTCCGGGTCCTCACCTCCCGGCCTCCGTGGTGAGCCGCTGCACGTCCGGCAGCAGCGCGAGGCCGTTGACCACCACCGAGAACACCAGCAACGCCACCCCCCACCCGGGGTGTCCGGCGGCCACCAGACCCAGCGAGGCCGCCCCGAAGACCAGGGCCTTGACGACCGGGCGCAGCACCGGCCCGCCGTACGGCGCCCGCGGGGACGCGAACGCCGCCCACGCCGCCACACCGAGCGCCGGCAGCGACCAGACCAGCAGCCACGCCGGTGCCGCCGCCCAGCCGACGACGGCCAGTGCGGCCACCGTGAGCAGCTCGTCGAGGAAGACCAGCGCGAGCACCGTCCAGCCGAAGGCACGCACCCGCGCATTCTCGTCGCTTCTCTAGGGTCTGCGCATGAGCGTCGACCACGTGCCCCTGTTCTTCCTGCGCCAGAAGTTCGCGATGACCACCAACCGCTACGAGGTGGTGGCCGGCGACAACGAGGCGCGGATCATCGCGCTGGCCGAGCAGAAGCGGTTCGCGCTGAAGGAGGAGGTCACCTTCTACTCCGACGCCAGCCGCAGCCAGCCGGTCTTCAGCTTCAAGGCGCGTGCGGTGATGGACCTCAACTCCGGCTACGACGTCTTCGACGAGCAGCGCCAGCAGATCGGCTTCTTCCGCAAGGACTTCGGCGCCAGCCTGCTGCGCTCGACGTTCCACGTCGAGGGCCCGGGGTACGCCGGCACCGGCCAGGAGCGCAGCCAGCTCGTGGCCCTGGTGCGCCGGTTCACCGAGATCCCGTTCCTGCCGATCCACTTCGACTACGTCGGCTCCGACGGCCAGCCGCTGCTCAGCGTCGAGCGCCAGGGCACGGTGCGCGACCGCTACACCGTCCGGGTCCCCGACCCGCGCGTGGACTACCGGGTGGCCGCCGCGATCGCGGTGGCCATGGACGCCCTGATGTCGCGGTGAGCCGCTGATGGCGCTCTACCCCGAGGCACGCCGCGCGGTCGAGGCCGCGCAGGGCGAGCCGCAGGTCCACGACGACGGGTACGACGTGGCGGCGGCCCGAGCGGCCAACCGCGCCGCCGCGCTGGCCGAGGAGCCGCTCGAGCTGGCCGAGATCCGCGATCTCGACGCGGCCGGGGTGCCGGTCCGGCTGTACCGCCCGGCCGGCGCGGACCCCGGACTCGTCGTCCACCTGCACGGCGGCGGGTTCGTCTTCCACGACCTCGACGTGCACGACCGGGTGTGCCGACGCTTCGCGGACCGGCTCGGGATGGCGGTGCTGAGCGTGGACTACCGCCTCGCACCCGAGCACCCGTTCCCGGCCGCGCCCGACGACGTCGACACGGTCCTGGCGTGGCTCCGG
This genomic window from Nocardioides anomalus contains:
- a CDS encoding DUF6286 domain-containing protein yields the protein MSSPTKAPAAARLALLVALLLLAVAVVAVRDLAVTQGWVSGRSWTRHLVAAVDGTQASTGLALLGIVVAVVGLLVLLGALWPARRTHVPLGDTPDAWLTPAAVAALARSVADRSAGVLEARTEKTSRRRVRVVVTAAEDTPAAAGAAQRDVDAALARLPRPVVTVRGARQGVAS
- a CDS encoding CsbD family protein → MGMVDKAKNAAEDALGKAKEKVGELTGDEKLEAEGNKDQAKASAKDTVEDVKDVFRK
- a CDS encoding DUF2568 domain-containing protein — encoded protein: MRAFGWTVLALVFLDELLTVAALAVVGWAAAPAWLLVWSLPALGVAAWAAFASPRAPYGGPVLRPVVKALVFGAASLGLVAAGHPGWGVALLVFSVVVNGLALLPDVQRLTTEAGR
- a CDS encoding LURP-one-related/scramblase family protein, with the protein product MSVDHVPLFFLRQKFAMTTNRYEVVAGDNEARIIALAEQKRFALKEEVTFYSDASRSQPVFSFKARAVMDLNSGYDVFDEQRQQIGFFRKDFGASLLRSTFHVEGPGYAGTGQERSQLVALVRRFTEIPFLPIHFDYVGSDGQPLLSVERQGTVRDRYTVRVPDPRVDYRVAAAIAVAMDALMSR